The Erinaceus europaeus chromosome 6, mEriEur2.1, whole genome shotgun sequence sequence GACTGGGTTTCTGTATAATAAATAATGACTGGAAGCATTTGCTTTCCTCTTTTTACGTgcctcttttaaaataaaaacaatataattGACTGTAAACAACATGTATTTCAGACCACAGGATCACAACTCATCTAAGCAGAATTATAAGTTTAGGAATTTAGAAAAAGTAATCCTTTAAGTTAAGTCTTATAGAATGCAGCTTCTTAATGAAGTAtagcagatttaaaaaaatgtactaaCCCTTTTATAAATTTGTATTGTTAGgagatagataagtaaataaccaAATCAGTTATTTTGCCTTCCTTTGGCAAGCTAAGCAGATGTCATGATCATTTAGATCTATTAACCAggacatttctttttcattaagatGAAGACAAGGTGTGTATTCAttgatttattgtatttttttggtgtgtatgtgtgtgtatgtaatgagttttcttcctttctttctaatgtTCAGATCATTAATGAGAGAATAACTGAGTTCTCCCTTTCGGAATCCCAAAGAAACATCTGTGCTGTGCTGAGCTGCTGTCAGGGCATCCTCTCTACACCTGCTCTTGCTGTCATCTACACAGCCAAACAGGAACTGATTGTAGCTTTACTCAGCCAGCTGTGCAAGTTGGCCTGCTTGCAACAAGAAGGAGCTATAGTACCCCAGTTATTTGAGGTTGTTTACTTGGCCCTTGGTCATTATCTTGTGATTCAGAAGCAGCAAGTCAACCCCAGACGCACCTTTGGAGAGGTAACTGGGCACCTTCTCCAGCCATGCCTTGTCCTCAGGCACTTACTTTTAGGGGGCACATGGATACAGGCTAGTCAGGGTCAGCTGCGGCAGGTACTGAGCAGGGACATTAGGAATCAGATTGAAGCCATGCTTCGAGGTGCAGTTTTTCAGCCCGAGCTGCTGTCATCATATAAAGAAGAACTTTTGGACCAACAGCAAGGTGACATAAAGATGGGGGCCATGAAGAATCTTTTAACTCCACTGGGTACTCTGATTGCCAAACTAGGTGATTCTGGCTACTGTGAACCCTCTCTTCATGCTACTGTTGTAGCCCATTCCGTGGCCTTACTATTTAAACTTTTTCTAGACTCTTATTCTAAGGAAGGGAACCAGTTTCTTTGCTTCCAGGTACTCCCTAGGTTGTTTGGCTGCTTGAGGATTTCATATCTGCAGGAAGAGCAAATAAAAGCTCTGACTGCATCAGATTGGACCACAGAACTCTTGGTTGTAGAACAGCTGTTGACCTCAGTGGCTAATAACAATATTTACAACATTGCAGCGGATAAAATCCGGCATGGAGAAGCTCAGTTCCACTTTTACCGCCTTTTGGCTGAACTCTTGATAAACCATTCACAAGCATCCTTACCAGCCTGGTTCCGCTGCCTCAAGATTTTAATGTCCTTGAATCACTTGATTTTGGAGCCAGATCTGGATGATATGTTGTCCTCAGCTTGGATTGATGCAGAAGTAATGGAGTATCGAACCAAAAAAGCCCAGGAGGTGCTTATTCATACTCTCTTCCAGACCTATGCCAAACTACGGCAAGTGCCCCGTTTGTTTGAGGAGGTTTTGGGAGTGATCTGTTGTCCAGCTGCTGAGACACTGAGACAGCCCATGCTGACCTCAGGACCCTCTACAGTGCTCTGTGAATGCCTCCTGGAGTTGCCTCTGAGTCAGATCTTGGACACATGGTCCCTATTTTTGGACAAATTCCAGTCTTTGATCTTGCCTTGTTTGCAGGGTGATGTAGACATAGCTTTGAAGTCACTGTCCCTGAGTTCACTGCTGAACTGTGTTATGTTCAATATGAGGAGCCCGGACAGCAATACACCTCTTCCCATCATCAGACGCATGCAGTGCACAATGGAGAGGATGTTTCGAGAGCTTGTGAAACCCCTGCTACACCTTCTCCTGGTCCCCCAGGGTTCAGAAACAGAGCTTTGGCTACAGAAGGTCAGCGACTCTGCACTCCTACTTGCTTACACCTGGGCCCAGGTTGACGCCATGCTCAGTTTAAACTGTAGTCAGTATCACTCTATGTTTGGGACCCTAACAAGTGATGATCTGAAGAGCCCTAGCCTTCCTTTGTTGCTGCCACATTTCGACAGACACCTTTGGAAGAAGATAGAAAAGTTGACAGCTCAGTTTAACTCCCTTGGCAGGTATTGCTTGGAACAACTCTACCTGCAGAGAATGAAAAGAACTTTATTGCAAGTTAGTTTTCAGTCTGAAAAAGCCGTCCATACTTTGAGATATGATGCTGCCTATATTATTGCTTCTGGTAGAAAGAGCTTGAGTGAGAGGAAAACAGCTTCCTGGGATGGCCAGATAGGGACAGTGAGTATGCTCACATACCCTGTAGCACACTGGCACTTGATTGTGTCCAATCTCACAATTTTGGTATCCTATCTTTGTCCAGATGATGTGAGATACTTGGCAGATGTCCTGCTAAGCACATTACCCATAGGGCAGGCGCAGGGAGGTTCTGTAGATGAAGAGCCACACATTACACTTGAAAAAATATCCCAGGTCATCCTTCATAGCCCTTTCTTTCCAGAAATGCAATCCTTTCATTCTGCTTTCTTAATGTGCCTGTCAGCAAGATGTGCAGATATTCTGTGTTCTGGTGTCCAGAATGACCCATGTTTTCTCAAAAAGCGGCTGTCCTGGCTTTTTGAAAAGGACCACATGGATGTGGCTCATTGGGAAAAGAGATTTTCCAAAGATGGAGTTAAAGGTATTGAACCAAAAGGAGAAATTGCCCAAAACTTATTATCCTTGGTGAAAGTTGACTGCTCCATCCAGCTGGAGGAAGATGAATTACAAAGCATCCTAGGGCTTCTGAAAGTTGTTTCTACTCTACAACTGGACAGCCTCATGAGTCCCTATCATGTGCATTATTTTCTTCTGTTACTGTCCTTGGCCATAACTGACTTGGGGAACTCTTGCTCCTTCTCATTGATGCTCAAATTTTTGAAGACTTGTTACCATCTTCTAGGTTACCTTCAAAGGGGAAAATGTGCCCGGTCAGTGCTTAAGATCCTGTATGCTAGTGATATTTTTGAGATCATACTTACCTCATTATTCAAAGTCAGTAATCGATTTATCATTGATATAAATGATCCCTCTTCATTGGAATTCCTCCAGATGATTGAGATATTCTTAGAACAGCTAATGCAGATGCTTATCCAGATAAAGATGAGTTTGGTGCTCAATTTTGGGAAAATCCTTGCATTCTTATCACAGTGCAAATTGTACACTGAAGCAACTACAGGCAAACAGCTGGAAAATCACAATCCTCTGGGCAGGCAGCTCCTTCTGATGTCTTTAACCAAGTTGTGTCAAGTTCTGGGACCTTTTGTCAGAGAGCAGAAAGAGCATGAGGCAACAGAAGCACTATCAGAGCTGTTGGAGCAGGCCATTCTCCAGACAGCAACCTTGCTCCAGCTCTATTCAACACATAGGGGGCAGTGTCTTTCTTCCCACTTAGTCTCCGTCATCACACTCTTGGAATCGGATGTGGGCCAGCACTCCAAGCACAGAGGGATAGAAATTCCCCCAACAACTGACAAAATGCTGTTATCACATACTGCTTTGTACCAATGTGTTTACTCCCAAATACTATCAGAGTTGCCAGCTTTTGTAGGAAACACGCCATCTTTTCAGGCAGCGGTGCGGTTTTTAACTCTCTTCTTTTTGGCTCCAGAACTACATTCCCAGAAGGATTGTGTTTTTACCTCCATATTTAATGCTGTGAGAAAAGTTCTTACAggtaagatattttctttttaagctaATTCTGTATTGCAGAACTTTTAGTAGATGGAAACTTAGTATATGACTTACAAGGTGAAATGTTACCCCCTGACCCCCATTTGGAATAGTTACACATTTCAAAAAGTACAACTCAGCCAGTGGTGATAAATCAGTTGACTCCCAGAAATTTATTTCTATTGTCTGCTTTCTTTGCAGACATAAGCAACAACTCTTAGTTTCCCTGCTTTtttactcatatatatatattttaaatctgtCCTGACCCCCAAGCTGCATATGTGCATGATTTCATtgcttctgggctgacttttcatttagatagagagggagacacaccatGGCATTTGGGTCCATGTGGTGCAGAGTTGTCAACCTGGTTCTTGCAAGGGCTTGTACTCAAAGGCTTCAATGTGATACATATTTATCATCAGGGCTATAAGTGCTCTCTGGGTGGAGGATTGGCCTATGATGTCATCATGGTGTTTGAGTTGAATGTCATCTGTCCTAGTCAGCTTATTAGAACTGAAAACTCAGCTGCTATTTTCACACATGAGGATTTGATAGCAGTTATTCCCCAGGTCAAAGATAAGAGGCCAGATTTTCTCCCAAACCTTTCTATTATAGCATATACCAAAGCTGGTGTGAcgatttgttttcatttcttttttaaaaaattgctgtcatggttatcgctggggtttggtgttggcactacaaatccaccacttccagtagccattctttttctcccttccctacccctcccttcccttcccctcccctcctttgctttctcttctctttcttctcttttctcttctattttatttgatagaacagagaaaaactgagagagaaagggaaagagaaagacatctgcagacctgcttatgaagtgtccctaaGATAGGCAAAATGGGGGCCACAGGTGCACTCAGACATGGGATTGTTAAGTCAGATCTTGTAGTAAGTATAGCTACCTGGTCTGCTAGACCAGTGTTAAACTAATGTGTGGCCTGAATAATGCTGTTTTCACCTCTTTCAATAGCCTTTCCATCTCTGCTTTGGTTGTGGATTAACTAAAAGACTTTGatgttgctatttatttatttatttatttatttccagagcactgctcagctttgacttatggtggtacagggcatttgacctgggactttgaatcctcaggcatgaaagtctctttgcataaccattttgctgtctcctccacccctcacaTGTTCTAGTTTGTTCTGTCAGTGACTCTTAAAAGAATGGTGCTCATCTCAGTGGGGGTTGAaatttagtttttttgttgtttgttttttaaatttattcatttgtgtgtgtgtgagagagagagagagagagaaaagaagaagaaggaggaggaggaggagagagaaccagagcttcacttctgtacatgtgatgctgagaattgaacccaaggcctcatgcttgagagtccaacatgttACCCACTACATCACTCCTTGGGCCAcaaatttatgtctttttttttttttttagtactggCTATAGCATTTTAAATGAATATCCTAGGAAATGACAGCTGGTGATCTGAACCTCTAACTCTTAACTGTGTGTCCTTAGACTTATGGTGACTCAGACGATGGAATTGAAGTCTCTGTCATAGAGGTGGGAGTTGCAAGGCCAGGAATTCCAGTGTTCATTTAAACTGTAGATCCTGAGGCATTGCCCCTGGGTCTAGATTTCATATACCTGAGCTGCTTGACTTTTATCTAGAAATGTGACCAGAGGTCTGAAAGAAATGCTAAATGAGGTGTGTGGCCTTTTGGCCTGACTTCTTTTTTGGGTGAAGAGAGAGAATATTAAAGTTGGCTGCAAAAAAAACGGAATAGTTGCCAGCCGTGACTTCAAGGGATGGTTCACAGGCATTTTAGCTTGAatgagcatttctttctttctttctttctttaaaatcatACTTTCCCAGAAATCTTTTTCTCAAGCAGTGCTTttagttttaacttttttaatattttatttattttatttttgagagagatgtagagggggagagagagacagagttctgctcagagcactgctcagctctggcttatggtggtgcggggcattgaacctgggactttggagcctcagtcatgagagtctgtttgcatactattatgctgtcttcctggccCTTGAACGAGCATTTCTGAGGAATGCTTTTTGATAATAACTACCTCaattcaaagacaaaaaaaatcatcACTTAAAAATACTTCATGTATGTGTAAAACTATATCCTAGTTTGGAGATGAAGTTGATTTTGGTTTGTCTAATTAAATGAAGAGCCATTCACACAAATGACACTAATACTCAAATCATGAGATATTCTAAAGTGTATAGCTGTGGGTTGACAGTTTGCATGTTGGCAAAGCATGAGTTAGCAGTTGCTTTCAAAGGATAGGTAGGGTGGGTCGAGAGCCTGGAGAGTGATGATGTTGAGCCTTTCATGTGGTAGTTACTGCCTTTTTTGATACTTTCAGCCAGGAATTGGTGCTCATTTTTTTGTTTCACTGTTGAGAGAGTCAAGGATCCAGAGAATTCAGAGTTCATGATCATACAACTTATAGACTTGGACCtagatcttctttttttataatatgtattttattagtgatttaatagtgactgataagattattttattagtgatttaatagtgactgatAAGATTATAACTCTGTATGTTCCAattttagtacatgtgctgctgaagcgGGCATAGGGTATATAATTCTGAACCACTCCCATGAACGCTCTGTGCCTTTCCACTCCCCCTAGCAGTAACCACCATGGAGACAGGTCACAGATATTGTAGActtttttttgtgttttgttttcaagttcatgtcTTTCAGTTCtccatattccacatataagtgaaatcatcctgtagttgtccttccttccttatttcactaatcataatcactGCTAATCCCCTCCATTTAGTCCCAAGTGATacattatagtcttttttaaatgcttagtattccattgaatatgacttttctttttttaatttataacatccaaattagtgatttttttcttccattgttaagagctttcccccccttttaaaatttttttaacctttatttattcattggatagagacagccagaaattgagagggaagggcatgataggaagggagaaagagagagacacctggagctttgcttcacgacttgcaaaattttccccttgcaggtggggaatgggggcttgaacccaggtccttgagcactgtaacatgtacactcaaccaggtgcaccaccaccaggcccctagctTTTTCCCCTTTTCACTCTTTAAGTATCTCTCATAGCATTCCCCCTATCCCCCAGACTTCTTAAATCTTTTAGTCAGGACAGAGAAAAGGTATGTACCAGAGAAGCACGTGGGCCATTTGGGTAATGATGGCTGACCCCGTGGAAGCTgatgcccatttttttttaaaaattttatttataaaatggaaatattgacaagactataggatgagagaggtacaattccacacagtttccaccaccagagctctgtatcccatcccatcccttgaaagctttcctattcttttttttttaattaaaaaaaattattttcctttttttgttgcccttgtttttatcattgtggttattattattgttgttattgatgttgttgttgccagataggacagagaaatgaagaaaggaggggaagacagagatggggagagaaagatagatacctgcagacctgcttcactgcttgtgaagtgacccccctccaggtggggagccaggggcttgaaccgggatccttacaccagtactcaagtttcacgccatgtgtgcttatccgcTGCGCTCAACCCTCAGCttttctactctttatccctctgggagtatggacccaggatcattatggggtacagaaggtggaaggtctggcatctgtaattgcttccctgctgaacaagggcattggcaggctaatccatactcccagcctgcctctctcttttcctagtggggcaggtaccTGGTGGGGTCAGCTGCCTagtgaagtccggttggcatcaaggtagcatctgaaacctggtggctgaaaaagttaagataaaaagcagaacaaattgttgactaatcatgaagctaaaggcaagaatattgcagatgaagatttgggggtctctgttttggaaaaagctagtgtgtctattttaggtaaattccaaggggcccatgactttactaatttttgcctgaggctgacatctaatatgcaggtggatccaagttattgtctggggagatggtgtcatagttggaaaaaggactagaaagctgcatcagggaagagaatagctcccaaatatgggaaaattatataaatattgttaactgtaaaccccatcgatttgatctgggccccttattcagcttaggaacctatgtaacctctgtatctctgtaggtctgagctcaccttctgtggtcacagctaggaacattccacgcTGCACTAATTttatgacccatcttcctcaggtgtaggtagagtatgttatccaacatccctttggagaagggaacattccctaccattgttgatccacattgaggacaatgtcctataggggcccacaggggcccattattttgtttctgatggagatgaccagtgacagtgatgagaggcatttgttagaagtctaggccaatCTTATTAGGGAATCCTagcactccctgactagggccccaggtgatggggtggcttggtagtgactaaagagtcatcattaaagtatgctggtctcttacccttattcaccttttgtagtccttactttgtctgacaaggttagccttgaagtgattgagggaagtgcaatatgaggtaggtgaggagggtatctaggtctaagtaaatatttcattaggtactttatggtgttattttaggtctttctacttgcttgctgcatttactgactaagtgcaaactattgtgtactttttctttaaggtattCCCCCCCCAACTTATGGGTATGCGTATGTATGCCCGATCTCATGggcccttgtctatatctaggttttgaggttttgttaagaagtgtaccaagtgaaatggaattaaggagttctatgagctaggagaggtctcaccagagtaatgaagctgaaggtttgacattttgtacctgacgtctctggatacagtccagaTTGAAACATGCTGacatggtactggttgcactgattaggctgggatcagcagatgcagtatcagttggtatgaattgagag is a genomic window containing:
- the URB2 gene encoding unhealthy ribosome biogenesis protein 2 homolog isoform X1 is translated as MAAIYSGISFKLKSKKTSWEDKLKLAHFAWISHQCFLPNKEQVLLDWARQSLVAFYKKKLELKEDIVEKLWIYIDNILHSRKLQNLLKSGKTIDLQISLAKIINERITEFSLSESQRNICAVLSCCQGILSTPALAVIYTAKQELIVALLSQLCKLACLQQEGAIVPQLFEVVYLALGHYLVIQKQQVNPRRTFGEVTGHLLQPCLVLRHLLLGGTWIQASQGQLRQVLSRDIRNQIEAMLRGAVFQPELLSSYKEELLDQQQGDIKMGAMKNLLTPLGTLIAKLGDSGYCEPSLHATVVAHSVALLFKLFLDSYSKEGNQFLCFQVLPRLFGCLRISYLQEEQIKALTASDWTTELLVVEQLLTSVANNNIYNIAADKIRHGEAQFHFYRLLAELLINHSQASLPAWFRCLKILMSLNHLILEPDLDDMLSSAWIDAEVMEYRTKKAQEVLIHTLFQTYAKLRQVPRLFEEVLGVICCPAAETLRQPMLTSGPSTVLCECLLELPLSQILDTWSLFLDKFQSLILPCLQGDVDIALKSLSLSSLLNCVMFNMRSPDSNTPLPIIRRMQCTMERMFRELVKPLLHLLLVPQGSETELWLQKVSDSALLLAYTWAQVDAMLSLNCSQYHSMFGTLTSDDLKSPSLPLLLPHFDRHLWKKIEKLTAQFNSLGRYCLEQLYLQRMKRTLLQVSFQSEKAVHTLRYDAAYIIASGRKSLSERKTASWDGQIGTVSMLTYPVAHWHLIVSNLTILVSYLCPDDVRYLADVLLSTLPIGQAQGGSVDEEPHITLEKISQVILHSPFFPEMQSFHSAFLMCLSARCADILCSGVQNDPCFLKKRLSWLFEKDHMDVAHWEKRFSKDGVKGIEPKGEIAQNLLSLVKVDCSIQLEEDELQSILGLLKVVSTLQLDSLMSPYHVHYFLLLLSLAITDLGNSCSFSLMLKFLKTCYHLLGYLQRGKCARSVLKILYASDIFEIILTSLFKVSNRFIIDINDPSSLEFLQMIEIFLEQLMQMLIQIKMSLVLNFGKILAFLSQCKLYTEATTGKQLENHNPLGRQLLLMSLTKLCQVLGPFVREQKEHEATEALSELLEQAILQTATLLQLYSTHRGQCLSSHLVSVITLLESDVGQHSKHRGIEIPPTTDKMLLSHTALYQCVYSQILSELPAFVGNTPSFQAAVRFLTLFFLAPELHSQKDCVFTSIFNAVRKVLTDPAIPVQVIQDIEPHLGALFNQMLEVGTIKDFRMVMQCILQGLDISNIWKADLQAILSAITLIKLILNCPVSGEKASLFWRACPQIITALTLQNREACQEQPVSLIVVMPILDVLATLLRQGEETISNPHHVSLAFSILLTVPLDHLKPLEYGSIFLKVHNVLFSILQCHQKVMLKAIPSFLNCFNRLVFSVIHEGRQKDKGSTDDLPEILECARLVERMYSHIATRAEEFTVFSPFMVAQYVTEVQKVTLYPAVKGLLQEGIYLILDLCIERDIQFLRVSLQPGVRDIFKELYNDYTKYHKAKHEGERRYTA
- the URB2 gene encoding unhealthy ribosome biogenesis protein 2 homolog isoform X2; its protein translation is MAAIYSGISFKLKSKKTSWEDKLKLAHFAWISHQCFLPNKEQVLLDWARQSLVAFYKKKLELKEDIVEKLWIYIDNILHSRKLQNLLKSGKTIDLQISLAKIINERITEFSLSESQRNICAVLSCCQGILSTPALAVIYTAKQELIVALLSQLCKLACLQQEGAIVPQLFEVVYLALGHYLVIQKQQVNPRRTFGEVTGHLLQPCLVLRHLLLGGTWIQASQGQLRQVLSRDIRNQIEAMLRGAVFQPELLSSYKEELLDQQQGDIKMGAMKNLLTPLGTLIAKLGDSGYCEPSLHATVVAHSVALLFKLFLDSYSKEGNQFLCFQVLPRLFGCLRISYLQEEQIKALTASDWTTELLVVEQLLTSVANNNIYNIAADKIRHGEAQFHFYRLLAELLINHSQASLPAWFRCLKILMSLNHLILEPDLDDMLSSAWIDAEVMEYRTKKAQEVLIHTLFQTYAKLRQVPRLFEEVLGVICCPAAETLRQPMLTSGPSTVLCECLLELPLSQILDTWSLFLDKFQSLILPCLQGDVDIALKSLSLSSLLNCVMFNMRSPDSNTPLPIIRRMQCTMERMFRELVKPLLHLLLVPQGSETELWLQKVSDSALLLAYTWAQVDAMLSLNCSQYHSMFGTLTSDDLKSPSLPLLLPHFDRHLWKKIEKLTAQFNSLGRYCLEQLYLQRMKRTLLQVSFQSEKAVHTLRYDAAYIIASGRKSLSERKTASWDGQIGTVSMLTYPVAHWHLIVSNLTILVSYLCPDDVRYLADVLLSTLPIGQAQGGSVDEEPHITLEKISQVILHSPFFPEMQSFHSAFLMCLSARCADILCSGVQNDPCFLKKRLSWLFEKDHMDVAHWEKRFSKDGVKGIEPKGEIAQNLLSLVKVDCSIQLEEDELQSILGLLKVVSTLQLDSLMSPYHVHYFLLLLSLAITDLGNSCSFSLMLKFLKTCYHLLGYLQRGKCARSVLKILYASDIFEIILTSLFKVSNRFIIDINDPSSLEFLQMIEIFLEQLMQMLIQIKMSLVLNFGKILAFLSQCKLYTEATTGKQLENHNPLGRQLLLMSLTKLCQVLGPFVREQKEHEATEALSELLEQAILQTATLLQLYSTHRGQCLSSHLVSVITLLESDVGQHSKHRGIEIPPTTDKMLLSHTALYQCVYSQILSELPAFVGNTPSFQAAVRFLTLFFLAPELHSQKDCVFTSIFNAVRKVLTDPAIPVQVIQDIEPHLGALFNQMLEVGTIKDFRMVMQCILQGLDISNIWKADLQLQNREACQEQPVSLIVVMPILDVLATLLRQGEETISNPHHVSLAFSILLTVPLDHLKPLEYGSIFLKVHNVLFSILQCHQKVMLKAIPSFLNCFNRLVFSVIHEGRQKDKGSTDDLPEILECARLVERMYSHIATRAEEFTVFSPFMVAQYVTEVQKVTLYPAVKGLLQEGIYLILDLCIERDIQFLRVSLQPGVRDIFKELYNDYTKYHKAKHEGERRYTA